The following proteins are co-located in the Gloeocapsa sp. PCC 7428 genome:
- a CDS encoding cell wall metabolism sensor histidine kinase WalK — translation MTKVDLRKRNLPLASRLFLSHLLVMMVAVMSLVIIGKVSSPRFFVVRLEELEGTGYRLRFARTELIHGFESAWFRGTVWSVVVSTTAAGGLSYWVSKRIMQRLTEMEHITQKFAAGQLDARLPASDIPELQRLGVSFNRMAASLEDVEQRRRELISDLTHELRTPLTVVRGYLEELADGEVEPSTEIYTRLARETRRLERLVNDLQELSKAEAGYLPINLQPVNLYPLLEALVEKFSDQILEDGPVLRLNCSPQLPPVLADIDRVEQVLVNLLGNAIRYTSHGAITIRAWTQSRKLWIAVSDTGIGIAKQNLPHVFERFWRADRSRDRHSGGTGIGLAISRRLIELQGGQIFVESELGKGSTFSFFLPLA, via the coding sequence ATGACGAAAGTAGATTTACGCAAGCGAAACTTACCACTCGCATCGCGCCTGTTCCTGTCACACTTGTTAGTCATGATGGTGGCGGTGATGAGCCTTGTGATTATTGGCAAAGTCTCTTCACCGCGCTTTTTTGTCGTCCGTCTCGAAGAACTCGAAGGGACAGGCTATCGGCTACGCTTTGCGCGAACTGAACTGATTCATGGATTTGAAAGTGCTTGGTTTCGCGGTACAGTTTGGTCGGTTGTTGTCAGTACGACCGCAGCAGGCGGACTCAGCTACTGGGTATCCAAACGCATTATGCAGCGACTGACAGAAATGGAACACATTACCCAAAAATTTGCAGCTGGTCAACTCGATGCACGCCTACCTGCAAGTGATATACCAGAATTACAACGTCTGGGTGTTAGCTTCAACCGTATGGCGGCGAGTTTGGAAGATGTTGAACAACGACGACGCGAACTCATCAGCGACTTGACGCACGAACTGCGGACGCCCTTAACCGTTGTGCGCGGCTACTTAGAAGAATTGGCGGATGGCGAAGTCGAACCATCAACCGAAATTTATACGCGTCTAGCAAGAGAAACGCGCCGTTTAGAACGCTTGGTAAACGATTTGCAAGAACTCTCCAAAGCCGAGGCGGGTTACTTACCGATCAATTTACAACCTGTGAATCTTTACCCGCTGTTGGAAGCTTTGGTAGAAAAGTTTTCCGATCAGATTTTAGAAGATGGTCCTGTTTTGCGCCTCAATTGTTCGCCCCAACTACCACCCGTGTTAGCAGACATCGATCGTGTCGAGCAAGTTCTAGTTAATTTATTAGGTAATGCAATTCGCTACACAAGTCACGGTGCGATTACGATCCGTGCTTGGACGCAATCGCGTAAACTGTGGATTGCGGTAAGCGATACAGGAATTGGCATTGCCAAACAAAATTTACCGCACGTGTTTGAACGCTTCTGGCGTGCAGATCGATCGCGCGATCGCCATTCGGGTGGAACAGGTATTGGTTTGGCAATTTCTCGGCGCTTAATCGAACTCCAAGGCGGTCAAATCTTCGTTGAAAGCGAACTTGGTAAGGGCAGCACTTTTTCCTTTTTCTTGCCTTTAGCTTGA
- a CDS encoding response regulator transcription factor: MDILIVEDEAEIAGLIQLALEKEGFSCQSCRDGLAALRLFQELQPDLIILDLMLPGLDGLEVCARIRQKPGTKDPYILMLTARGEEIDRVIGLSTGADDYLVKPFSPRELVARVRALLRRSLRQGGQHQIHRTQHFIVDVEQRSASRQVSSDRTEELDLTTLEFNLLSTFVSNPGRVWNRTQLIDKLWGSDFFGDERVVDTHVARLRKKIEPDPANPTFIKTVVGVGYKFEDAATS; this comes from the coding sequence GGATTTTCCTGTCAAAGTTGCCGTGATGGACTCGCGGCTTTGCGCTTATTTCAAGAGTTACAGCCCGATCTAATTATCCTCGACTTGATGCTCCCTGGTTTGGACGGACTCGAAGTATGTGCCAGAATTCGCCAAAAACCTGGCACTAAAGATCCTTACATACTGATGCTGACCGCTAGAGGTGAGGAAATTGACCGCGTGATTGGTTTATCTACAGGTGCAGATGATTACCTCGTTAAGCCTTTTAGTCCTAGAGAGTTAGTGGCACGAGTGCGGGCGTTGTTGCGGCGGAGTTTGCGCCAAGGCGGACAACATCAAATTCATCGCACGCAACATTTTATCGTAGATGTAGAACAACGTTCTGCCAGTCGTCAAGTGAGTAGCGATCGCACTGAAGAATTAGACCTGACAACCTTGGAATTTAACTTACTCAGCACCTTTGTCAGCAATCCTGGTCGAGTGTGGAACCGCACGCAGTTAATCGATAAACTTTGGGGTAGCGACTTTTTCGGCGATGAACGCGTTGTCGATACTCACGTTGCCCGATTGCGAAAAAAAATCGAACCCGATCCTGCCAATCCCACGTTTATTAAAACGGTTGTTGGTGTCGGCTACAAATTTGAAGACGCAGCAACGTCATAA
- the queC gene encoding 7-cyano-7-deazaguanine synthase QueC — protein sequence MKAVILLSGGLDSSTVLYQAVADGYKCYAISFDYQQRHQRELKAAIAIAQSTQVLVHKVVNFDLRSWGGSALTDTSIELPSDRAVSEMSQNVPVTYVPARNTIFLSFALAYAETIAAQRVYIGVNALDYSGYPDCRPDYIQAMQEVFRLGTKLGREGQPIAIETPLINLKKTEIIQLGNQLGVPWEKTWSCYAGGAIACGVCDACRLRLAAFAELGLEDPILYRTRI from the coding sequence ATGAAAGCTGTCATTTTATTGTCTGGGGGCTTAGATTCTTCTACGGTACTGTATCAAGCGGTGGCTGATGGTTACAAGTGCTATGCAATTTCGTTTGATTATCAGCAGCGACACCAGCGCGAGTTAAAAGCAGCGATCGCGATCGCGCAATCGACTCAAGTTTTAGTTCACAAGGTCGTTAATTTTGATTTACGTTCGTGGGGCGGTTCAGCATTAACGGATACCAGTATTGAATTACCAAGCGATCGCGCTGTGTCAGAGATGTCTCAAAATGTGCCGGTGACGTATGTTCCGGCACGCAATACAATTTTTTTGAGCTTTGCCTTAGCTTATGCCGAAACGATCGCAGCACAACGCGTTTATATCGGCGTTAACGCGCTTGATTACTCAGGATATCCCGATTGTCGTCCTGATTATATTCAAGCGATGCAGGAGGTTTTTCGCCTCGGTACGAAGCTAGGACGCGAAGGACAACCGATCGCAATTGAAACGCCGTTGATCAACTTGAAAAAAACGGAAATTATTCAATTGGGCAATCAGTTAGGCGTTCCGTGGGAAAAAACTTGGTCTTGCTATGCGGGAGGTGCGATCGCGTGTGGAGTTTGCGATGCTTGTCGATTGCGTCTCGCGGCTTTTGCTGAGTTGGGATTAGAAGATCCGATTCTCTACCGTACGCGAATCTAG